The genomic segment TGTGACGGCACGGGAGACCTGATATGCATATCGAACCGGGTATCGTGACCGGCGCGAAAATCGTGCTGAGCTATGCCACCGCCGCCGCCGCGGCCACCTTCACCGTCAAAACCGCCATTGCCACGCTGCGCGAGCAGGGCGTGGGCTCGCTTCTCGCGCGCTCGGCGATGGCGACGGCGGCCGTCTTCACCTTCTTCCAGATCCTGCCGCATGCGCCCGTCGGCGTCTCGGAGGTCCACCTGATCCTCGGCTCGAGCCTCTTTCTGATGCTCGGCGCGGCGCCCGCCGCGATCGGCCTGGCGCTTGGCCTGCTGATCCAGGGGCTCTTCTTCGCGCCCTTCGATCTGCCGCAATACGGCATGAACGTCACCACGCTGCTCGTGCCGCTCTTCGGGCTGCAGATGCTCGCCAAGCGCTTGATCGCGCCGGGCACCGCCTATGTCGAGCTGAGCTACCGCCAGGCGCTCGCGCTCTCGACCGCCTATCAGGGCGGGATCGTCGCCTGGGTCGCCTTCTGGGCCTTCTACGGCCAGGGCGCGGCGGCGTTCTCCTCGGTGGCGACCTTCGGGGCGGCCTATATGACGGTCGTGCTGATCGAGCCGCTGGTCGACCTCGCGCTGCTCGCCGCCGCCAAGCGGATCCGCGGCCTCGAAGGCTCGGGCCTGGTCACGCCGCGGCTCTTCGCCTGACTTTTTCTCCCCCGCAAGGGGCGCTACAGGGGGGCTCAGGCCCCCCTTTTTCGTGAGGTTGAGATGATCGAGCTGACCCTGATCGGTATTGGCACCGGCAACCCGGAGCATCTGACGCTTGAGGCCGCGCGGGCGATGAACGAGGCCGATCTGATCCTGATCCCGCTCAAGGGCGCGGAGAAATCCGATCTGGCCGGGCTGCGCCGGGAGATTTGTGCCGCGCATGTCACCCGGCCGGGGGTGAAGGTGGTGGAATTCGCGCTGCCGGTGCGCGATGCGGCGAACCCGTCCTACCGACAGGGCGTCGATGACTGGCATGACGCGATCGCCGAGGTCTGGGAGCGCGAGATCCGCGCGGGGCTCGGCGTAGCGGGCCGGGTGGCGCTGCTGGTCTGGGGCGACCCCTCGCTTTACGACAGCACGCTGCGGCTCGCCGAGCGGCTCGGCCGGCGGATGGCGGTGCGCACCCGCGTGATCCCCGGCATCACCGCGATCCAGGCGCTTTGCGCGGCCCATGCGATCCCGCTCAACGAGATCGGCGCGCCGGTCGTCATCACCACGGGGCGCCAGATCCGCGAGGCGGGCTTTCCGCCGGGCGCCGATACCGCGGTGGTGATGCTCGATGGCGACTGCTCCTTCAGCCATCTCGACCCGCGGGGGATCGAGATCTGGTGGGGCGCCTTTGTCGGCATGCGCGAAGAGATCCTGCGCGCCGGGCCCTTGGCCGAGCTCGCCGAGGAGATCCGCGCGACCCGCGCCGCAGCCCGGGCCGAGCATGGCTGGGTGATGGATATCTACCTGCTGCGCCGCGCTCAGGGCGCGAAAGTGTAACGCAGATCGGGGCCGAGGCTCTGCGCCGCGCCGCCGAATTTCTCGGCGAGGTGGATCATGCCGTGGTTCTGCGCGGTGGTGAAGACCACCATCGGCACCCCCTCGGCGTGACAGTCCGCCAGCGCCGCGCGCATCAGCCGCTCGCCCACGCCGCTGTGTTGCCAGGGCCCCTGCACGGAAAGCGCGAGCTCGCGCGCGGGGCGGCCGTCGAGCTGCGTGGGCGCGAGCTCGGCCACCGCGATCAGCCGCCGCCCGAGCCGCACACCAAGCACCCGATAGCTCGCCCAGTCGAGCGCCCGATACCGCGCCGAGAGCGCGTCAAACCGCAGGTTCGCGTTGAACCGCGCGATCCGGTCGGCCGTGTCAAGCGTGGCGAAATGCAAGATCACGAGCCCGGTGTCGCGCGGGCCCAGCGGCTGCGCCGGCCCCGGCTCTTGCGGCGCGAACAGCCGCCGTAAGCCAGCAAGACCTCCCCAGCCCGCGCGTGGCGCCGGGAACTGGAGGGTCGATTTCAGAAGAGTTGCGCTCATCGGCATGGACAGTCTCCGCCATTCATGCCTCCCCACGCGGCGATATAATGCTGCAGCGCAGAAAGCCAAGGGAAGAAGGCGCAAAGCAGCCATGAGCGGCGCGCAGGGGTTGCCCTTCTGCCCGCGCGGGGTATCTAGGGGGAAAGGGAGGCCGAGATGGGCGACAGCATCAAGATCGAACAAGCGGTGGACCGGGCCGAGCGGGCGGGCGCGGGGCATGTGCCGGACCCCGCGCAGCCGCGGCTCCTGCGCGATGCGCTCGGCGCTTTCGCGACCGGGGTGACGGTGGTCACCGCCTGCGAGGCGGGGGGCGAGGCGCCCGTCGGCATCACCGTGAACAGCTTCGCCTCGGTCTCGCTCGACCCGGCGCTGGTCCTGTGGTCGGCGGCGCGCAGCTCGCTGCGGCATGCGCATTTCTCCGCCGCGCCCGCCTTCGCGATCCATGTGCTCGGCGCCGATCAGCGCCCGATCGCCGAGCGCTTCACCCGCGGCGGGCTCGGCTTCGAGGGGCTCGAGACCGCGCGCAACGCCGAGAACGTGCCGGTGATCGCGGGGACGCTGGCGCGGTTCGAATGTATCACCGAGGCCACCCATGAGGGCGGCGATCATACGATCATCATCGGCCGCGTCGCGCGGTTCTGCCTTGCCGAAGGCGCGCCGCTCGTGTTCTCGCGCGGGCGCTACGGGGCCTTCATCGCCGATTAATCGAGCCGCGCGATCCGCTCGGCCAGCATCGCCACCGCGCGCGATTGCGCCGCCGCGATCGCGCCCGGCGCGGCCTTGTCCTCGCCCTCGATCGGCACCGAAAGCGCAAAATTCCGCACCAGATCGCGCCCGCCGCCGAGATCGGCCGGGGTGACGTAATAGGTGCCCTCGAGCACCAGCACGCCATCGGCCCGCGCCATCAGCTGCGCCACCCGCACCTCGATGCGCCGCGCCGGCCCATCCGAGAGCGGCCAGGGCTCGGCGATCACCGTCGCGCCGGAGATCTCCGAGATCTGCCGCGCGAGCGCGAGCGTCACCGCGCGCGGCGGGTCATCGGCCCAGATATTGTCCGGGCTCGAGCGCAGCGCGCCATCCGTAGTTTGCCAGGCGATCTCCTGCCCCGAGGCATATTGCGGCAAGGAGACCTCGCGCAGCTCCGCCTGACCGAGCTTGTCGGGCAGCGCCTTGGCCGCCGGCGCCGGCGCGATCGGGTAGCGCGCGGTCGCCGTCGGGTCGGAGCAACCGGCCAGCAGACCGGCGGCGGCGAGGCTCAGGATCAGCAAACGGGTCATGGTCAATCCTCTCAGCGGCCGAGAATGAAGGCGCGCGGGTTACGTTCGATCATCCGCGCGAGCGAGCCGAACGCCGCCGTGGCGCGGCGCATTTCGCGCATTGTATCAAGCACTTCGGCGTTGAAGGCGGAGCGCTCGCCATAGCTCGCGACGAGCTTCTCGGCGGTGGTCACGAGGCTCTCGAGCTTGGCGGTGAGCGCGGGCAGCCGGTCGGAGGCATCGCCGATCGCGCTCGCGGCATCCTGCGCGGCGACGAGCGTGGCGTTGAGCTTCTCGGCCGCCCCGCCGGCGCGCAGCTCCTCGAGCAGCGCGGCGGATTGCTCGAGCGTCGCCGAAAGCGCCTTGGGCAGCCGGTCGGCGCCCTCCGAGCCCAGCATCGCGCGGATATCGCCCAAGATGCCGTCGACCTTCGCGCCGATATCGGCCATCGGGATCTCGGCAGCCGCCTGCGCCGCCTTGTCGAGCGAATCGAGCGTCTCGTTGAGCCCGTCGAACTCGACCAGAACGCTGCTCGCCGCCTCGGTCACGCCGTCGATCGCCGCCAGCGTCTTCTCGGCGGCGCCGCCCTTGTTGAGCTCCTCGGTGAGCGTGCGCAGCTGCTCGAGAAGCCCCGCGAGCTCGCCCGGCACCGCGCGCGTCTCCTCGCTCTCGGCCACCGCCGCCACGCCATCGAGCGCGCGGATCGCGGAATTCATCAGCTCTTCGATCGGCAGCGCGTCGATGCGCTTGAACACGCCCTGCGCCGACGTGGCGAGGTCGTTGTCCTTCGGCCGCGTCGTCGGGATCGTCGGGTAGGGCTGGTTGGTCAGGTTCATCGTCGCGCTCGGCACATCGGGCACATCGGTGAGCTCGATGATCAGCGTCGTGCCGAGGATACCGACGCCGGCCACCCGCGCGCGCAGCCCCGTCGCGACCTCGCCCTCGAGGAAATCGGTGACCGATTGCGCATCCGAGCCGCGCGCAAGGCCGAGCCGCTCGGGCGAGAGGGCGATGACGATCTGT from the Rhodobacter xanthinilyticus genome contains:
- a CDS encoding energy-coupling factor ABC transporter permease yields the protein MHIEPGIVTGAKIVLSYATAAAAATFTVKTAIATLREQGVGSLLARSAMATAAVFTFFQILPHAPVGVSEVHLILGSSLFLMLGAAPAAIGLALGLLIQGLFFAPFDLPQYGMNVTTLLVPLFGLQMLAKRLIAPGTAYVELSYRQALALSTAYQGGIVAWVAFWAFYGQGAAAFSSVATFGAAYMTVVLIEPLVDLALLAAAKRIRGLEGSGLVTPRLFA
- the cobF gene encoding precorrin-6A synthase (deacetylating); amino-acid sequence: MIELTLIGIGTGNPEHLTLEAARAMNEADLILIPLKGAEKSDLAGLRREICAAHVTRPGVKVVEFALPVRDAANPSYRQGVDDWHDAIAEVWEREIRAGLGVAGRVALLVWGDPSLYDSTLRLAERLGRRMAVRTRVIPGITAIQALCAAHAIPLNEIGAPVVITTGRQIREAGFPPGADTAVVMLDGDCSFSHLDPRGIEIWWGAFVGMREEILRAGPLAELAEEIRATRAAARAEHGWVMDIYLLRRAQGAKV
- a CDS encoding GNAT family N-acetyltransferase, giving the protein MSATLLKSTLQFPAPRAGWGGLAGLRRLFAPQEPGPAQPLGPRDTGLVILHFATLDTADRIARFNANLRFDALSARYRALDWASYRVLGVRLGRRLIAVAELAPTQLDGRPARELALSVQGPWQHSGVGERLMRAALADCHAEGVPMVVFTTAQNHGMIHLAEKFGGAAQSLGPDLRYTFAP
- a CDS encoding flavin reductase family protein, which encodes MGDSIKIEQAVDRAERAGAGHVPDPAQPRLLRDALGAFATGVTVVTACEAGGEAPVGITVNSFASVSLDPALVLWSAARSSLRHAHFSAAPAFAIHVLGADQRPIAERFTRGGLGFEGLETARNAENVPVIAGTLARFECITEATHEGGDHTIIIGRVARFCLAEGAPLVFSRGRYGAFIAD
- a CDS encoding PqiC family protein yields the protein MTRLLILSLAAAGLLAGCSDPTATARYPIAPAPAAKALPDKLGQAELREVSLPQYASGQEIAWQTTDGALRSSPDNIWADDPPRAVTLALARQISEISGATVIAEPWPLSDGPARRIEVRVAQLMARADGVLVLEGTYYVTPADLGGGRDLVRNFALSVPIEGEDKAAPGAIAAAQSRAVAMLAERIARLD